The genomic interval AGAATGGATTTACAATCAAATTTAAGCCTAATTAGCCTCAGTTAAGATCTAGTCAGATCTCTAAtcgttttaatttaagattagaCTGTGTAAACTCCAGTTAAATCGAGTCAGAGCCAAATTCAAACTGAATTGGGTTATTACACAAGTATATTCATGCAAAATTAAGTTACTAGGTTTTTTCTTCCATTGCGTAACAGAATTTTTCTAATGGTACTACCATCATGTAACAGATTCTTTTATATTGGCTAAACAAATTTAATTTCTTATATGTTGGGTTTAATTAATGATTAGGCTAACTAGTTTTAATGGGTTATTTAATTTGAGATGGGGGTTCTTTCTGCTTTCAGAATCATATATAATAAGATTAATCCAACAttcaacaaccaagccttatcatACTAGATAGGGTCGGCATATAATAAGATTAAtagtaaatcaaaataataaatcatGATTCTTTTTCTTTGATTCATACAAATGAGAAGTAATAAGGCACAAGTCATCGATTGTACACCATTATAACAACTATGCCCAAGAGGATAATCAACCAAAATTGTCAACAAGACCATTGTCCAAACCACTATAGCAATTATCTGATAGGTTGCAATATCAAGGAAGTTCATTAATTAATCCAACACAGTTGTAAATAGTGACAATAAATTACATTGGCAAGCAAACAGATAGATTTTACCATCTTTTACCCCAGTAGAATATAAGAAAGTTGAATCTCTGAATCAAACGAGTTCTTTTACCTTTCCATGATGCTGTATAGCAGTGGCAATGCCACCTGCATGAACAAGAGATATACTCTTGTCGGCATAAAACGCAGCTTTCTGATGGGGATTTTCCCCATATCTAAGTGTAGATTTTAGTGAAAGGGGCACTGTTAAACTGGGAGGAAACTTTTCTCCTAAAAGAAAATTGCAGAGAAAgggaaaaaaatcatattataaacATGTATAAAGcgaataattcatagaaaatgaTAAGCCATGCTTACCATCCTCTATTTGTTTCCATAACCACTCTGACACTGCTGAATCATAAGATGCGACATGTTGAAAAGCTTTCCATGCCAATTTCTTACGAAATTCCTGATTGTCTTGTTTTCCTTTCAGAAAGTCTAAGACAGTAGGATAGTCATCATGGTCAACAACAACCAATACATCCTTGTGATTCTGCCAAAACAAAGTCATCCTCGTGATTCTACAAAAATAAATACTTATCAACAAAGCAATTTAAATGCCCAAATGTTCAGTTCATTTTGGAACCTTAGCAGCAGCGCGTATCAATGTAGGCCCACCAATGTCAATATTCTCAACTCCATCTTCAAAAGCAATTGAAATAGTACCGGTAACTTTTTCATAGAAAGGGTACAAGTTCACCACCACAACATCAAATGTACCTGTGAAAATATCAACAAAGATTTATATTACGAATTTATTAGTATTTAAGTCATAAAAAATAACTCCATCCAAACACTAAAATAAATTGAATAAAATAATTGTCTAAAAGAACATATATGAAAAAATGTCTAGAACGTTAAGTATAGCATACCAATGTCATGGTTACTTAAAGCATCCATGTGGTGACTATAATCTCTACGAGCAAGAATACCACCATGTATACTAGGGTGTAAAGTTTTCACACGGCCATCAAGCTGCAGAAATTAAATTGCTTTAAGTGAGACATTATGGAGCTATACAAAGAAAAGTGATCATAGGACATTGAGTACTCCAAGAGGAgatagaaattaagagaaagtctTCTGAGAAAATGACCATACCACAGCCTATAGTTTTCTCATACACACGATTTATAATATAGAAGTTACTTCCTTCAGTAGATCTTATATCTTAAGATTCTTAGGATTGACTATAATGTGCCAAGACAAAATAATCTCTAACACAAACAAAACTGAATGTTCATAATTAGTAGTAGGACTGCTCACCAAAGTAGCTGGCAAATGGGTGTAGATTACATAATGAATTTAAGGATGAAAACTACAGAATATACTAAAAGGCTCTGATACTTGGATTCTTCAGCAATCCCCTCAATACCCGTGTTGGACACCAACCACTCACAAACACTGACATCACTATTGATCATGTTGGACACTTAAAACTACACACATCAAATACTAGTACATCGTTACCAGTAACATAGTGAAAAGCTTATTAATTTAAAACACATTTTGATTGTATAAGAATGTAATAAAATAGACAATTGAGAACTAAGTCACCTATTATCTGACATAAGCACGTCATGACATGGTTAAGTATGATTATGTACCAGTCCAGTCTACTAGTCAAACCACATGTCTATAGTTTATTGTGCAATCATACTACTCatcgtaaaaaaaaaaagaaatatatgaCACTAAATTGAAGGAAGAATTGATGGGTCAATATGGTTATCATTGACAAAGCTTGCAATCTGGTTTAACTGAATAGAGCAACCTACGCAACATGGAATTTTGAATCTCCACTTTGAGAAGTGAATAGAAATGAACTGGTGCCTGTTCAAGTTTGAAGTACATGAAATTCATGACTGTCTAATATTTAGTAGCTGACTCTCATTTAATCATTTGACAATAAGtcaagtttgaattctatgaaaATAATAACTTTCTGCATAGATATCTAGTGATTACTTAACCATAGTTGCTTACTTCCCCGCCCTCAAAAAGCACATTGTTAGTAATTGGAGATTATTATATTCTAGTTAAGAAACAATCTAAGCATGCTCATCCACTTCAAACAAAAACTGTAACTAGGTCAGTAAGCACCTTTTAGAAATAAACACTGGTAAAGTCAAAGAATCAAGTTacatttaaaaataataactGAAAGTTGCAAGCCTGCAAAATTATATTAGCCAAGTTTAGGAAGAAGCTTAAGATAACTAACGAAAAATACCATTTCTGGGAAATGGGTTATCTCTTCAACTTTAGTCACAGGGATACCAGCTTCTTCTAAAGCAGATGCTGTTCCACCAGTTGAGACAATAGTGTATCTACATTACaagtaattatttttaaaaaaaatctaggaaaCTATAAAATATGCAAAATGTTGATGGATATTTAGCTATGTCCAAGCTTTAAGCAGTTTTAGGACAGTTTGCATGATAAAATTAGGGCTTATTCATCCAAAGGGAATTTACCATTAGATGCTTAAGCAGCTATCGCCTTATATGAAATATTAACCTAACCTTTCTTGGAAAATCAATGGGCAAGAAATTGATTTATATATGGCTGTGTTATGGACTGAGCTGATGCAACAAAAGAGAATCTAAAGCCCATCAAATACAAGACAAACACGCACGGCAAATTTAGAAAGAAGGGTGCATATCAAGAGAATTGATTCAGCTATAGTTATAGTAATTGATTTTATTTGAGTCAAGTATCTTTTATTTTAAGTAGAATTGAGTCTagtatctttttatttttggtaAGAATAAACCTTTCTTATTTAGGGGTTGTTTTCTTCCTTCGTCAAGAAGGAACATCCTAGTTATATTTAAATGGCCGGAATAATGTAATAAACATTATCATtgaatttacaaaaagaaatcaaATCCATAGATCAAGAGGTTCTCTAATTTCCTCGAGCTTCAAATCCCCCACCGCCATAAGTCATCAAGGTCGTAaaaccaagaagacgaagattgATCCTGCCGACCAGCCAATAATCATCCCATTACACGATCCATAGCCAAGGGTTTcaacaaattggtatcagagcccatcGTAATGGGTGACTCACAAGTACTTCAACAACGTTTTGATGTGTTTCTCAAAATCTACCAGGAGGACAAAGCTACCAATGAAAAACGGCAGTAGCTCATTCATGCTCAACTAGAGGAATTGTCGAAAAGCTTTTCTAATCTACACTCGCACAACAACCAGCGAGGTGAAGAGAGCAACAACCATCCCAATCCACAAGGGCACCGCTGGAAAGGGTATCATGGCCATGAGGAGGGATCCTCATATATACCACGATATTCGAAATTAGATTTCCCACGTTATGATGGTCAGTTTGATCCTTTGGGATGGCTCAATCGATGCAACCATTTTTTTCGCCATCAACGCACTTCGAAGGAAGCAAAGGTGGGCCTAACCTCATTCCATCTCGAGGGAGATGGCCAACTATGATTCATCAAACTCGAGCGTGATCGATCTCATATTCAATGGGAAGAATTCAAAGATCAATGTAATATGAGGTTTGGGCCACCTATTCGCAACAACAAATTGGATGAGCTTATAAAATTCAACAATCAGAATCCGTGAAAGACTACCAGCGAAAGTTCAAACAATTGGCGGCACGAGAGAGTTCCTCAACCTCACAACAAGAAGTGCAAATATTCATTAATGGCCTCCAAGATCATATTGTTGTGGAAGTCGAGCTTTACCACCAAGAAGATCTCACTTCGACTATGAATTTTGCCCGTTTTTATGAACACCGCTCTAAACGATTTGACTCGACCATCACACAGTGGCGCGCCCACGTCCTGCCACCGAAGTAACCATTTATCAAATGATTAAATCGGACAAAAATGGAAGAATGGCATGCCAAGGGCCTTTGTTTTAATTACGACAAACTTTACACTCCCGGTCACCGTTGCAAACGTCTTTTTTTGGCTTGAGGGATTAGAAGATTATGATGAACAGAACCACGTCGAGGATGTTGAAATTTCCATCAATGCGATCACTAACACCAATGCTCCTCAAACCATGCAGATTCAAGGACAAATTAATCACACCCCCTTGCACCTCATCGACTCAGGAAGCACTCATTGCTTTTTAAATTCAGCACTTGCATCCATCTTGGGCTTATGTTGACAAACGTCTTACACTCTAGGTGGTCGTAGCTAATGGGCGACGACTACAATGCCTTGGGGTCTGCCGCAATGTCTTTATCCATTTGAGTGATCACAAATTTAATGTAGAATTCTTCATTCTACCATTGGGGGACATTGGAACAGTGTTGGGAGTCAACTGGCTTCGCACCCTTGGTCCCATCCTTGGGATTTCTCCCAAATGCGCATGAACTTTCAACATATCGGCCGCGCCATCTATTTACCAGGATTGGGTGCTACTCTAATGGCAGAAGTGGCCTCTCTCGCAACAGCTACCCTTCCAAAAGTTCATGAAAAACAACTACGACAGATTCTGGAAAAGTATGCTGTAATTTTTAAAGAACCCAGCGGCCTTCCACCTTTTCGCAAGTGCTGCCACATAATTTTACTTGAACAAGGTACCAACCTTATCGTGGTGCATCCTTATAGATACCCACATACGCAGAAAGATGAAATCGAGCATAATGACATGACTGCCAAGGGCCTGATTAGACAAAGCACATCTCCTTTCTCTTCGGCAGTTTTATTGGTAAGCAGACGACACATAGCGCTTCGTAATTTTTGGGGCTCACGAGGTACTATCGTAAATTTATCCAAGGATATGGAGTGTTGGCGCCCCTCTAACTAGCTTCTTGCGAAGGAACTCTTTTGAATGGAATGAGGCGGCGGAATTGGTATTCCAAAAGCTAAAGATCACTCTTACTTCCATACCCCGATTTCTCTAAGTCATTTGCGGTGGATTGTGATGCCTTAGATATGGGGATTGTTGCAATTCTCCAGCAAGAAGGGATTGTGATGCCTTAGATATTGGATCTCTTGGGAAGAATTTTATTACAATACTGGTTATCACACGTCCCTCAAAGCTACCCCATTCGAGATCGTGTATGGGTGATCACCTCCACACCTATTATCATATTTGGCCGATACTTCTCATATTGAATCAGTagatcaagagctacaaactcgaGAACAACTTCTGAAGAATCTACGAGAAAACCTTCTTGCGGCTCAAAATCGCATGAACCTTCAATATGATTCATCCCATCAGGAGGTACAATTTGAGATAGGAGATATGGTGTTGTTAAAGCTTCAGCCTTATTGCCAAGTAAGTTTAGCGTCCAAGAACCATTCAAAACTGTCTCCTCACTTTTATGGGCCTTTTAAAATCATTGATTGTGTGGGTCGTGTCGCTTACAAACTCCAATTACCCGACCACGCCAAGTTCCACCCAATTTTTCATGTGTCTTCTTTAAATAAATATCACAGCAGCATCCCTAACTTCCCAACTCTTCCACTCATACATCAGGAAGATTACATTTCTTCTCCTCTAGCGGTTCTTGACTATCGCTCACACTGTGGACTCTTCCAAATTCTGGTTCATTGGGGGGCTTATCCCCTGTCGAGGCTTCATGGGAAGATGCAGTGGCTATCATGGAACACTACCCATCATTCGTGTTTGCGGACAAACCCGTTTCTCAGGGAAGGAGTCATGTTATGGACCAAGCCCATGCAACAAAAGAGAATCCGGAACCTATCAAATACAAGAGATACACGCACGACAAATTTAGAAAGCATGGTGCATATCAAGAGAATTGATTCAGCTATAGTAATTTAAGGTAATTGATTTTATTTGAGTTAAGTATCTTTTATTTTAAGTAGAATTGAGTCAtgtatctttttaattttttggtaagaAAAAACCTTTCTTATTCAGGGGTTGTTTTCTTCCTTCATAGAGAAGGAACGTCCTAGTTGTATTTAAATGGCTGGAATAATGCAATAAAGATTATCGTTGAGtttacaaatcaaatccatagatTGAGAGGTTCTCTAATTTCCTCGAGCCTCAAATCCCCCTACCACCATAGGCCGTCAAGGTTGTAaaaccaagaagacgaagattgATCCTGCCAATTAGTCGATAAATTGTCCCATTACACGATCCATAGCCAAGGGTCTCAACAAGATGCTTAACAAGCACTATCCAGGTTTAAAGGTAAACAACGACATCCTAATTTATAATAGATTTTGGTTCTTTTCCATTACTAGCTAACTAGCACATAATCAGCTTATCATGGTGTTTGCTACCATGTATTAATTGAGTAATCAAACAGACCATTGAGAATAACAATTTCTAAACGAAGAAAAAAGTCATCAAAGTCTCATGGACATTCTAGGGGGAAAAAAAGTAAGGCAATTTGTATCcatcaatttttatatttttcttaatgtAAAGGGATGGAAATATTTACTATGCTCTTCTAAGATCTAAATAACTATATTGTTACATGGAAGAACACATGGTAATGAAACTCTGATATCCAAGACAAACATGAAATTTCAATAAAATGTTCAACTCACCCTAAACCTTGAAGTCCATGTCCAAGAAAAGCTAAATCTCGCTTATTTGACAATGATATCAATGCTCGCTTTTGTCCTCCTAAAAAGCAAAGAAACATTAGCTCATTGCAAGAAGTAGTTCAATCAATAATACATTTAAGTCAATGCACTGGTACTACACAATAAATAAAACTAGAATTATGTAATTTCCCTATAACAGTGCACAAGTTGGGATGAAGTTTGAACATGAGATCAGATTACATACTAGCAAATTTAAATGTCATCACCAGGAAGGCCTAGTGAAAAGGAAATCAAAAAAGAACCAGCCCAGTAATCCATGCCACCAAAATTTTGTCCTGTTAGGTGTCATATATTATGCCAGTGTAAAAGAAACACTGAATCAAGCAAGAAAATACTCCATAACTAGTGGCCAACCACAGCACAAGCACACAGGTGCAACAACAAGAAGCCACGAGGACAAATTATTTGGAGCTGGCTATATGGATCTTGTTGTATTAATGAACTTGACGTAAGATTATACCACTAGCATTGGATTATTTATGTCGCTTTAATTATGTTAAGTAGAGCCACTTTAATCTACCTCTCGTCCTTAACTCTACTAGATTCAACTTGTACAGCTAAAGAATTCAACATTCATCTTTGAACATCTCTCATATCATTTTAATATCTTTCTCTCAATTTATCACTGGAATCACACCTAATTGATCTAAGATAGTATCATAGTAGTATTTTTATTCTCGTTTTTGGTATCTCAACTCATTATCTTTAGCCCTCTCATTTCTACCACTTACTTTTTGTGCATGCTGTTTGACTTCATAACACTGACTCAAATCATGATTGGACAGGCCACAATTTTGCAATAACAAAATTGCTCATCCCAAGGGCACAAACAATAAATATAAACTCCAGAAACTACTTGAAATTTCTGAAAATTCACTCTTTATATCACTATGTATATCTTCatcaaatttctttttattgaatAATATAAGTTTTTATTCAAGGATAAATTTCAGTTTATTCAGGCATCCATTAGTTAGAAGCTTAGCTTTATCATCTATAAATAGCATGCAATCTAGAGGCTTGTCTTAAATGACTAATATGTTGCCCCCAGGCGTAGTGCAGACGGTGggtgcatggtatctctggcgtaatggtcaggggtcgattctcaggaactgacgacctgggattTACCCCGCCATACGCGtatgacctgtgtacctgcatgaacctccctccatatccgtggggccggcactaggggagccgctaaggtagcggatctatctTTAAATGACTAATATGTTCATCTAGAAAAAAATAGGTCCGGCACTACGGTCTGCACAGTTCAAAACTTGACACTAGAACCGTTTGCTATGGAGAATGAAAAGAAAACAGAAAGTGATCAGTACCAGGggataaagaagaagaagggacATCCGTTTCCAGTTGCGCCATTGCCTTGATGATACCGTGCGGTGTAGAAGACAATCGACGCACAACAAAAGAAGGGATTAGGCGATTCTGTTGCCGGgaaacaaacaaaaataaaaaggtGTCATTTTTACCCTGGCAGCCAGTGCGAAAACAAATGAAAAACAaacgaagaaaaaaaaaatctcacttGTAGTGCACGATCGAACCGCCGACGGTGAGCGTAAATAAAGCAGCGAGCAGATACGGCGGTGACAGTAGCAGGAGAGTGGGAGAGAGAGAGTTGCATACTTCAACTCTATTGCTCCGCCTGTGGCTGCAGCGGCTGGCAACAGGAAAGGGAATAACGTCTTGGTGGagtggaagagaaggagatggcGACGATGGTTGCGGGGACGCGGGGAGTCGAGAAATGTAAAACCCTAACTCCAAACAAAGACCCCGGAAGAACACTGAGGAAAGATACGATCATACGATAaccaattttaaataatttaaaataaaattaaaattttttcctgTGCTTTTTTTTTCAACCGTAAATTTGATGCAACATGTTAGGAAATGATTTCTTTCCTAATTGCTaccttttatattaattttttgtttttttacttaTACGCATTAATATCTTATTATTTAAAATACTTGCAAATTTTAATTTCCAAAAATGCTCCTTATTAATAGAATGTATTAATAATATCCCATAATActgaaattaaactaaataaaatttattaaaaaatcaaaatgaaaTTATTGTGTTTAGTTAAAGATAATATAATCAAGTTTGTAACGTAATAAAATTTATTGAAAGAGTTATATATTATGCATGTAATATTTGATTACTCCCTATGTAATGTAATAAATATTCGGCTACGATAAGTGAATTCCtatactaaatatatataatagttaaagaagataaataaatagttaaataAGAGTCAATGCacattacaaaaaaaaaacaagaaatcaaattaaaaataaataggaAAGAGAAGATTCAAGAGGCCTGTAATAATCAACATCAAAAAAGACGGATGAGCCAACTTGATATTTTTAGGCCTTATCATACAAAAAATACAAAGAAtagatttctaattttttttacttcGTATCTTTGGGTCGGAGTAAATCAAGCGGCTAAGCTAAGAAGTTTTTAACTTTCTATTACATATCTGTTGAAATCAACATTTGTATGTTTCTGCTTGAGCCGTACGAGATGAAATTCTCATATACGGTTCTCCGAGGGGAGtttcctgttttttttttttcattattccTTTATATACTAGTCATTATTCTAAGGGCTAATAACCAtttgtgatttacctcttccgtattAGTCATGGAATGAATTAGCGAGGTGAAGATGAACACAGTCATCTTTTGTCAACTTTAATTAAAAGgtgtttgtatttttttatttagcataTATTACTTTATTATAAAGAATGTAATTCatcttattataaaataataaaaaatattatgtaATTTTTGCCGACAACGAGTCAACTAACAACGACAACGATGTCAATAACAACCAATGGTGACCGATGAAAACAGTCGATAGCGATAGAGACATTGACGATCGATTGGTataaaaaatgaattaaaaatatacttaacatttaaattttaattaaacttaaaatataaTTACGAGTCGACTAACAACGATGTCAATAACAACCAATGGTGACCGATGAAAACAGTCGATAGCGATAGAGACATTGACGACCGATTGGTataaaaaatgaattaaaaatatacttaacatttaaattttaattaaacattaaacttaaaatataatttatgacGGCCAATTGATATAGAAAAtggattaaaaatatatttaacatttaaattttaattaaacattaaacttaaaatataattaaattacatGTTATTAACCTTATAATctgaattataaaattttattattttttataatctaaattatTTGATAATCCAAATTGCATTATATTATgactttaaaattataaataacaaAATAATCAATATTCCACACCCAACAAAGCCATAAAGATACTCCATGAACTAACACGTGTTCATCACAAATCTTCAAGCAAtcttttttcttagtttttttttcttatttttttccctACTAAGTctgttcctcttcctcctcaaaTCTCCTTCCAAATCATCTAGTGTTAAAAGAAAAGCATAGGagaacaacatgaaagaataaaaACTACACATTATTTAATAAAACAAGTTCATTCCTTCTAAAGCAGAATCAAGTTTTCATTCAAGGAGTCCCAAATTTGGAGCCGTTCAGAAAAGATGCGCAACAGTCTTGGAATTCGAATCATCAAAACAGTTCACATACTTAGTTGGGTTTTTATTGCATTTATTATAATTCATTTAAATGTTTTCGCGGATCAAAAAAGATCGCGGCCTACA from Zingiber officinale cultivar Zhangliang chromosome 6B, Zo_v1.1, whole genome shotgun sequence carries:
- the LOC121992681 gene encoding bifunctional purine biosynthesis protein PurH-like, yielding MQLSLSHSPATVTAVSARCFIYAHRRRFDRALQNRLIPSFVVRRLSSTPHGIIKAMAQLETDVPSSSLSPGGQKRALISLSNKRDLAFLGHGLQGLGYTIVSTGGTASALEEAGIPVTKVEEITHFPEMLDGRVKTLHPSIHGGILARRDYSHHMDALSNHDIGTFDVVVVNLYPFYEKVTGTISIAFEDGVENIDIGGPTLIRAAAKNHKDVLVVVDHDDYPTVLDFLKGKQDNQEFRKKLAWKAFQHVASYDSAVSEWLWKQIEDGEKFPPSLTVPLSLKSTLRYGENPHQKAAFYADKSISLVHAGGIATAIQHHGKEMSYNNFLDADAAWNCVSEFKSPTCVIVKHTNPCGVASRQDILEAYRLAVKADPVSAFGGIVAFNTTIDEDLAKELREFRSPIDGTTRMFYEIVVAPQYTEKGLEILRGKSKALRILEAKKTGQGLLSLRQVGGGWLAQESDDLTPENIKFSIMSERVPEDAELHDAEFAWLCVKHVKSNAIVIAKDNCMLGMGSGQPNRLESLRIAFRKAGEAAKGAALASDAFFPFAWNDAVEEACKNGIGVIAQPGGSIKDGDAVECCNKYGVSLLFTNVRHFRH